Proteins from a genomic interval of Polaribacter sejongensis:
- a CDS encoding Rossmann-like and DUF2520 domain-containing protein translates to MISVLLVGTGNVATHLYTAFLKADTIAITQISSRKLENIPEADLTIIAVSDDAIAEVSSKTNNKFVVHTSGGCAIDELKNKNNKGVFYMLQTFSKGKEVNFNDVPFCLEATNKKDQQLLDAVAKSIGQKIYKVDSEQRKALHVAAVFVNNFTNHLYKIGNDICTENKVPFEVLLPLIKETASKIESLSPDKAQTGPAVRKDKKTIKNHLDLLNLNQQEIYQLLTKSIQNSVD, encoded by the coding sequence ATGATATCTGTATTACTCGTTGGAACTGGAAATGTAGCCACTCATTTATATACTGCTTTTTTAAAAGCTGATACTATTGCTATTACGCAAATTAGTTCTAGAAAATTAGAAAATATCCCAGAAGCAGATCTTACAATTATTGCTGTTTCAGACGATGCAATTGCTGAAGTTTCTTCTAAAACAAATAACAAGTTTGTAGTACACACCTCCGGTGGATGCGCTATTGATGAGTTAAAAAATAAAAATAATAAAGGTGTTTTTTACATGCTACAAACTTTCTCGAAAGGAAAAGAAGTCAATTTTAATGACGTTCCTTTTTGCTTAGAAGCCACCAATAAAAAAGACCAACAATTACTTGATGCAGTTGCAAAATCGATAGGACAAAAAATTTACAAAGTAGATTCAGAACAAAGAAAGGCATTGCATGTTGCCGCTGTCTTTGTAAACAACTTTACCAATCACCTTTATAAAATTGGGAATGATATTTGTACAGAAAATAAAGTCCCTTTTGAGGTTTTGCTTCCTTTAATTAAAGAAACTGCTTCTAAAATTGAATCTTTATCACCAGATAAAGCACAAACAGGACCTGCGGTAAGAAAAGATAAAAAAACAATAAAAAATCATTTAGATTTGTTGAATCTAAATCAACAAGAAATCTACCAACTTTTAACAAAATCAATTCAAAATTCGGTTGATTAA